ACATTGGGGACTATTAATTGCATCAAACTATTTGAAAATAACATCTCAAGTAAGACCGtgtgaaataaaatattcaGTTCATACCTAACAATTGAAGCTTCTCTAGAGGGACTAGATCAGCAATGTCCTCTTCAGGAAGAAGATCCTCCACATTCCACTTGTCTGCAGGGCGAGTGTCTGTGTTTCCTTAAAAatagtattttattattattactctgATCTTATAGAGATATTTAGTGGAACATACCCGTATTGACAGCATCCTTTTTTCCATTGGGTACTGGCTGCTTAACAGGAAGGCACAAATCTGATGATGGAAGAtcaattattattttactgATCAATGGCTTCATTATTTAAACTGATTTACAACAATGCTTCTCCTTACCTTTATGCTTTTTGTAGCAGGAAAGAGAACAACTGAAAGGAGAAATTAAgtttatatatttttgattTAAGAACATGCAAATATTCATAATAGAAGCACTGcgcaataaaaacattttccagTTTATAATGTTGGATTGCTCGGAGTGGCACTTGTAAACACGAGTCAAACAAGCGAGGAAGCACACACACgtgtttaacaaataaaaacatctcGCACTTATCTTCTCGTACTTACTATCTTATTTCGCAGACGGGacatttgtatttgtgtgtttgctcGTTGCACACTTTACACAGCCGCATCATGATACAACAAAGTTAAATACTGAATGTTTGCGTAGGCTATTTCCTGAAAAGGTAGCTACACGAGGCAATGACCCGGAAACActtagctatttccggccaccatacccttcaaaataaaagcaatgacTCGTGTTTTGTGAAAGCAGTATAGTGCTTCCGGTACAGTATTGTTTTAAAGAATGTGTGGGAAAAAATACATCTTGTGAAATTctaacacgtttttttttatgcaaactAGTTCGTTGCACAATTTTAaccgctgtttttgttttttaattaaatgttgATATTCAGTGTGTAGTAATCTACATTAAACAAATCTTGCTCTGTGTGTGGTCTATTTCAAGGCATATTTTAAATCAACAACAATCAATAGAATAGAAACAAACTCAATCTAACAACATCAAGTTTATTCcaataaaatacattaaaatatcTTATCCACCCAAGACATTTGTCTTTACATATGGATCAAGCACACATGGGTGACCTACTTTGCTCAACACAAACACTTCTTGCACAACTGTTAATTGAGATGATCAGATCCTGTAGTAGAGGATGAAGAGCGAGAGTGACAGAACTGCTGTCAAGCGACACGTGATTGAGCATGTTAATCACTTCAGTTTCTAGGTCAGGAAAGGAAGAGACTCTTGGCCACAGTCAACATTAGGGATACAGCAGGGGGTCCAGACCTACATGGAAGGGGGGGATGAAAAAAGCAAAATGCAAAATTAGATTAACCCTCGTGTTTGTCATCATTCCTCCAGTGGATGTAATCTGAGTTTGTATTTAAATCGGAACATGTCACTAATGCAGAAGTCAGAAATTCAGTAAATATTATTAAATTACATTTCAGCCCAGTTTACGTAGGATAAGAAAGTTGTGCTTGCAGTTCATTAATTTTGTATTCATAGCTTAGTAGTGTTTTTAATACAATTGCACATCATGACAATTCGAGGTTACTAAACTGCACGTATGAACTAGTTTGCAAATCGGGATGAATTTGTAGTCACACCTCATGCGATGGTATTCTCGATTACAGCTGtactttgtttttcatttgactGGTTTACGATTATAACATTTTTTTCAACCTATAGGTAGTTTGTTTTCATACAGAGACCTTCTGACGTCATGTACTAGGCCACATACTTTAAAGCTACACTACAAACACTAAAACGAAAATGAAGGTTTTGTTGTTATTCACTTGGCAACAGGACTGCAACAGACGCAAGGCCATCAAAGAAAAATTACAATCCCCCACATTTAACAGTAAAACAATTCAAACCTGTAAACATTGAGAAGGCGATTCCAGAGACATCAAGAAGAAGAGCTTTTGGTTCTCCTGCGTTTCATCTCGCTGTTGTAAAATTTAGTAGCTATCTTCCTTTCGTGTCCAGCGGGGGAATGGCGATTTGTATTGAGCTCCGTTTCTTTCTTGGACCTTCCTTTACCACCGACGTGACACGAGTATTCAACTAGGTTATAATAGTCATATTGGTCGTAGTGGGCCGCCTCGAAAGAAAACAGTGTTTCAACGTCGGCCGCCATTTGTGCAGCGATCAGCTGTCGGTTGCAGTAAGTAGTAAACACTTGATGTCACGCCTGTGTTTATATGCGCCGAGTCACGTGACTCTCGTTGGCTCAAGTGACAGAGCAAACGTTGCGCACCGTCACTCACTTTTTGAATTTGCATAAAATGCGAGGAACataaaatattatataatatacataacaaaatgttaaaaagtaACACttgacattattattttttttattatttttaagcgGCTATAATTAACAAATCGTCGTTATCGTCATATTGAAATTGCTTTGTGAAAATATAGACGAGAAATTTAAGAAAAATACTCTTGTGAAAATATAGAATACCAAAAATTGCTGACTAATTAGctgtattatttttgtttaaaaattaATTGTTAATCATAAATTATTGCTGAATATTTTTGGAAGCTATACTTCCATCTCCTCGCTCGGTATGCGCTTCCGTGCAGGCGTGCTTTTGTTCTGGGACCGTACCCAGGCGGCGGCGGCTTCGGCGTGTCCCGCCCCCTCGCCGTGTGGCGCGTCCTGACGCTTTACCACGTCGCAGTCGAGTCCTCAGACGAGCGAGTTGCGTATGTCTGCGTGTCTCCGGCTAGGCTCGTCGAGGGAGTGATGGCGGCGCCCGTCCTAAGAGTGTCCACCCCGCGCTGGGAGAGAATAGCCCGGCTCTTAGTCTGCCTCCTGGGCATCCTATTGTCCCTTTATGCTTTCCACATCGAAAGGGAAAAGGCCCGGGATCCGACTTATCAGGCTATGTGCGACGTCAGCAGCTCCATCAGCTGCTCCAGAGTGTTCAGCTCAAGGTAATTTGAATTCAGCCGAGGGCGCTCACGGTGGCGCTCATCGCTCAATGAATGTGACTGCTATTAAAGCAAATCCGgtccaaatcttttttttttgccttaatgCTACCCCCAAAATGCTCCGGCTAGCTAATTGGTTTAGCTTAGTTACTGCAGCCTTTATTTTAGTCATCGCGCCTAAATTAAACCTCACAGATAGCAACGAGCTATCTTAGCATGAAGCTAACTATAAGCTAACTGTTATCATTTACTCCCTCTTGACCTTTCTATTCTATTCATTTGTCTTATTTCACACCGTAGCATGTGACTAATGTCCATTAATCagtccaaatgaaaaaaaagataagattTGGCTGGTGTAAAAGTTTCCTTCTGTTTCACTGTGATGTTTTGATTCTAATCTGTCTCACTGTAAATCAAAGAAATGTCCCAAACTTTGTTGCTCTCATGTTAGCTGTCATTAGCCGGTGAGCTAATGTCACCACCCACCTTAATCATCTGCTCACCTCATGGTACAGAACACGCCTCTTCTCCTTAGGACTCTTTAAAAGCATTTCCTCAAATCTATAGTACAGCTGCTTATTTTCCCATTCCATAAATCACATGTACTTTACCCAGTCAACCATTTAATTCAACATTCATTGGTAGTTTTAAAGTAATTGCGCCACACAACTTCAAACAAATCAAGACAACCCCACCTAGTAACTATTTAAACGAATCTCTACACTAAacaaataaagttggaatgtaaCCAGTCAAGCCCTTGCCTTGAAATCTTTAATGAATGTTCCAGTTACGCTGGGACAATATTAAAATATTGTTAACCACCCTTTAGTGGTCATGCCACTTGTTCTGTAATGTTTTACCAAAACTTGAAAATATCTTGTGGgattatttgattttatttttttaggtggGGTCGAGGATTTGGACTCCTGGGCTCCATTTTTGGAAATGACAGTGCACTGAACCAACCCAACAGTGTCTATGGAATTGGTTTTTATGCTTTCCAACTCCTTCTAGGTAAGCAGACACGATTATCATCACAAAAGCTTGCTTAGTATCTGTCCCTAAAAAGTGCCAACTCAGTTAAAGCTGAATGTCACGGCTACTTCTGACTCACGTCTCACATGACACTCAAATGAAATTTAGTGGACATTAAGCCATTCTTGCAATTTTAAGCTGTGGGCACATTTTGATGTGGCTATcaaacttattttatttttaaaggccCTCTGAGTATCATCAATAATTGATTAACTTCAAGGAAGTGATCAATTTGATCACACACACTGCCTTCAGTCACCATTTGTAGCATACTTTACACACTTGTCTAGTTGAAATTTGAGTGACCTGCATTATGTGTGCCAGGCATCTGtggtcattttcagttgacaacaagtggcaaaatggccgccacctcCCGCCATGGatgaaaacaggtggattt
The nucleotide sequence above comes from Syngnathus scovelli strain Florida chromosome 15, RoL_Ssco_1.2, whole genome shotgun sequence. Encoded proteins:
- the znhit3 gene encoding zinc finger HIT domain-containing protein 3 produces the protein MMRLCKVCNEQTHKYKCPVCEIRYCSLSCYKKHKDLCLPVKQPVPNGKKDAVNTGNTDTRPADKWNVEDLLPEEDIADLVPLEKLQLLGQSKELKDVLCNRHLRELLRSINSADNKEAAMKAAMQEPLFVEFSNQCLKVVENEAHPEECSEDW
- the vkorc1l1 gene encoding vitamin K epoxide reductase complex subunit 1-like protein 1, whose product is MAAPVLRVSTPRWERIARLLVCLLGILLSLYAFHIEREKARDPTYQAMCDVSSSISCSRVFSSRWGRGFGLLGSIFGNDSALNQPNSVYGIGFYAFQLLLGMTVSAVAAVILMTTSILSVMGSLYLGYILYFVLKDLCIICITTYALNFILFTLNYKRLVYLNDQWKQLQPKQD